A region from the Lolium perenne isolate Kyuss_39 chromosome 4, Kyuss_2.0, whole genome shotgun sequence genome encodes:
- the LOC127297105 gene encoding F-box protein SNE, with the protein MCMGGPPAPPRQEENEPVLEVRVQLLGGGGAHNINDNADILSEILARLDGRSLAAAAGVCRLWAAVSRRDAVWEELCLRHVGPASGPAAAGHATRTVVAALGGYRRLYRLCLGPALDRLGRAGALAHAQARERLSLSLSLSLFSIDCYERLGGAGGGGAAGRQQPPSSLLFLCKPVDVS; encoded by the coding sequence ATGTGTATGGGAGGACCTCCCGCGCCGCCACGGCAGGAGGAGAACGAGCCGGTGCTAGAGGTGCGCGTGCAGctgcttggcggcggcggcgcgcacaacatcaacgacaacgccgatATCCTCTCGGAGATCCTGGCACGCCTCGACGGCCGCTCGCTGGCCGCCGCCGCTGGCGTCTGCCGCCTCTGGGCCGCCGTGTCGCGCCGGGACGCCGTCTGGGAGGAGCTCTGCCTTCGCCACGTGGGCCCGGCGTCCGGCCCCGCCGCGGCGGGCCACGCCACCCGCACCGTCGTGGCCGCGCTCGGTGGCTACCGCCGGCTCTACCGCCTCTGCCTTGGCCCGGCGCTCGACCGGCTCGGCCGCGCCGGCGCACTCGCCCACGCGCAGGCGCGGGAACGCCTCTCGCTCTCCTTGTCTCTGTCGCTCTTCTCCATCGACTGCTACGAGCGCCTGGGCGGCGCGGGCGGGGGAGGTGCAGCCGGCAGGCAGCAACCACCGTCGTCGCTGCTCTTCCTCTGCAAGCCCGTGGACGTGTCCTGA